A single Brienomyrus brachyistius isolate T26 chromosome 11, BBRACH_0.4, whole genome shotgun sequence DNA region contains:
- the LOC125704046 gene encoding synaptotagmin-5-like, which produces MVHLEVHLQIVLGVALAVFCFCLLLGCFLAWRRRKSRTSGDKEAPPSPPQDLCSPVVATVPVRQQYEELDGDVCGSPCSRSDGSAPPGCQTTPVHESQTPAPPELGLHLGKTGFPLRRLSFPAASGSAPRLHRHGCASLPSAVPKLGLVSRTRRAVERRYTVMGDSLACSERSRLTAATGSPLSSYLALEPTVSPAPTPTDRITRPAPLLQFSLLFSPARGTLTVTVLSLSGGGRRLGGAILRASLPPLCPAPVQALARRRSLGPELRGQSVLLPVGSQEELRGCSLQLAVVARDFSGLRESAVGQLELPCSEVDWEPDRAITYSRGLQPAKSRLKKSQSSHDSLSRGPRDLGQLFILLQYQSPAHRVKVMVRKAESMARLSRMPGAPDHYVVIKLRHKGTVIETKETKGASGYNAVWNAPFLFDLPQGDITQLALVLEFVIMQGRVFTKSSMLGRVLIGSEAPEEGKAHWVEMYSRDRVETARWHAIQPESRQSGEEP; this is translated from the exons ATGGTGCACTTAGAAG TGCACCTGCAGATCGTGCTGGGGGTCGCCCTCGCTGTCTTCTGCTTCTGCCTCCTCCTCGGCTGTTTCCTGGCCTGGCGTCGACGGAAGTCCCGCACGTCCGGGGATAAGGAAGCCCCCCCATCCCCGCCACAGGACCTCTGCAGCCCCGTGGTGGCTACTGTACCCGTGCGGCAGCAGTACGAGGAGCTGGATGGGGATGTGTGTGGGAGTCCGTGCTCGAGGAGCGACGGCTCGGCGCCCCCTGGCTGCCAGACCACGCCGGTGCACGAGTCGCAGACGCCTGCCCCACCTGAGTTGGGCCTGCATCTGGGAAAGACAGGCTTCCCCCTGCGCCGACTGAGCTTCCCCGCGGCCTCTGGCTCCGCCCCCCGGTTGCACCGCCATGGTTGTGCCTCTTTGCCCTCCGCCGTGCCCAAGCTGGGCCTGGTTTCCAGGACGCGCCGTGCTGTCGAGCGGCGCTACACAGTGATGGGCGACAGCCTAGCGTGCAGTGAGCGCAGTCGGTTGACAGCCGCCACTGGCTCCCCCCTATCCTCATACCTGGCCCTCGAGCCCACCGTCTCCCCTGCACCCACCCCCACCGACCGCATTACCCGACCAGCCCCTCTTCTGCAATTCTCCCTCCTGTTCTCGCCAGCACGCGGTACCCTCACCGTCACGGTGCTCAGCCTATCGGGTGGGGGCCGGCGCCTGGGCGGGGCCATCCTACGCGCCAGCCTGCCGCCACTCTGCCCTGCCCCTGTGCAGGCCCTGGCACGCCGCCGCAGCCTCGGACCCGAGCTGCGTGGTCAGAGCGTGCTGCTGCCGGTGGGCTCGCAGGAGGAGCTGCGCGGCTGCTCCCTGCAGCTGGCTGTCGTCGCCCGTGACTTCTCGGGCCTCCGGGAGTCGGCCGTGGgccagctggagctgccgtgcaGTGAGGTGGACTGGGAACCCGACCGCGCCATCACCTACAGCAGGGGGCTGCAGCCGGCCAAGAGCAGGCTGAAGAAG AGCCAGAGCTCCCATGATTCGCTGAGCCGGGGACCTCGGGATCTGGGCCAGCTGTTCATCCTGCTGCAGTACCAGAGCCCAGCACACCGCGTAAAGGTGATGGTGCGCAAGGCCGAGAGCATGGCCAGACTGAGCCGCATGCCCGGAGCACCAG ATCATTATGTGGTGATAAAGCTACGCCACAAGGGGACTGTGATTGAGACCAAGGAGACCAAAGGAGCCAGTGGGTACAACGCGGTGTGGAACGCCCCCTTCCTGTTTGACCTGCCTCAAGGTGACATCACTCAGCTGGCGCTCGTCCTGGAGTTCGTCATCATGCAG GGCCGGGTGTTCACCAAGAGCAGCATGCTGGGCCGCGTCCTGATTGGCAGCGAGGCTCCAGAGGAGGGCAAAGCGCACTGGGTGGAGATGTACAGCCGGGACCGGGTGGAGACGGCTCGTTGGCATGCCATACAGCCGGAGTCACGGCAGTCAGGGGAGGAGCCCTAA